One region of Culex pipiens pallens isolate TS chromosome 2, TS_CPP_V2, whole genome shotgun sequence genomic DNA includes:
- the LOC120427686 gene encoding 39S ribosomal protein L10, mitochondrial: MSNLIHKSLLQSRSPLISFQRFRGKINIQRPRQPHYERARVLELVKPVYREPEFNAPCREADRSKSIKHIENQYEKIIAREVRNWLEHSQMVAFIHLNSIRQEDFFKVQVALHRMQMNIKIYSKSIIRQAVDGTKYEAIKPLFDAKTALILCPDETKIRQLLNVLKKTPQFILMAGIIQGQFLSKTEFVNFAALPDLTTARAQLAAVLDSAGAKIVSDLECHQNQLVTMLESYVRLSGSDEKTGKTEPGSNES; this comes from the exons atgtCGAATTTAATCCATAAAT CCCTCCTTCAGTCGCGTTCGCCGCTTATCAGCTTCCAGCGTTTCCGAGGTAAAATCAACATTCAGCGACCTCGTCAACCGCACTACGAGCGGGCCCGTGTGCTGGAGCTGGTGAAGCCCGTGTACCGGGAACCGGAATTCAACGCCCCGTGCCGTGAAGCCGATCGCAGCAAATCAATCAAGCACATCGAGAACCAGTATGAGAAAATCATCGCTCGAGAGGTCCGGAACTGGCTGGAACACAGCCAGATGGTCGCTTTCATTCACTTGAACTCGATCCGGCAGGAGGATTTCTTCAAGGTGCAGGTAGCGCTCCACCGGATGCAAATGAACATTAAAATCTACAGCAAGTCCATCATTCGGCAAGCCGTCGACGGAACCAAATACGAAGCCATCAAGCCACTGTTCGATGCAAAAACTGCGCTTATTCTGTGCCCAGATGAGACCAAGATCCGGCAACTGCTAAACGTGCTGAAGAAGACGCCCCAGTTCATCCTGATGGCCGGCATCATTCAGGGACAGTTCCTGAGCAAAACCGAGTTTGTAAACTTTGCGGCGCTGCCGGATTTGACGACGGCCCGAGCACAGCTTGCGGCTGTGCTGGACAGTGCCGGTGCGAAAATTGTCAGCGATTTGGAGTGCCACCAGAACCAGCTGGTCACGATGCTGGAATCGTACGTGCGACTCAGTGGCTCAGACGAGAAAACGGGCAAGACTGAGCCTGGAAGCAACGAAAGTTAG
- the LOC120427692 gene encoding peptidyl-prolyl cis-trans isomerase, rhodopsin-specific isozyme, translated as MAQCTFWTFFALVACAQAATYKVTSQVYMDLTIDGVPTERMVIGLFGEEAPKTVENFRHICTTGIDGITYKGSRIHRAINKFMIQGGDIVSGDGHGSISIYGKYFEDENLNINHSRSGLIAMANRGPNTNGCQFYITTMPAPWLNGKHTIFGKVIDGQGAVHKVEQQKTDSDDFPVPKIIVEDCGDFPMTDTYTVSDDPYDLWAWIKAAYLPLGMSFGILALFQYIIRKLDIYS; from the exons ATGGCTCAGTgcacattttggacatttttcgcCTTAGTGGCATGT GCTCAAGCCGCCACGTACAAAGTCACATCGCAGGTTTATATGGACCTGACGATCGACGGTGTGCCAACCGAGCGCATGGTCATCGGTCTTTTCGGCGAGGAAGCCCCGAAAACGGTGGAAAATTTCCGCCACATCTGCACAACCGGAATCGACGGAATCACGTACAAGGGCAGTCGCATTCACAGGGCGATCAACAAGTTTATGATTCAag GTGGAGACATCGTTTCTGGAGATGGTCATGGATCCATCAGCATTTACGGGAAG TACTTTGAGGACGAAAATCTCAACATAAACCACTCGCGATCGGGACTGATTGCGATGGCGAACCGTGGACCGAACACAAACGGGTGCCAGTTCTACATTACGACCATGCCGGCGCCCTGGCTCAACGGAAAGCATACCATTTTCGGGAAGGTTATCGACGGTCAGGGTGCGGTGCACAAGGTCGAGCAGCAGAAAACCGACAGTGACGACTTTCCGGTGCCGAAGATCATTGTGGAGGACTGCGGAGATTTTCCGATGACCGATACGTACACGGTTTCGGACGATCCTTACGA TTTGTGGGCGTGGATCAAAGCGGCGTACCTACCGCTCGGAATGAGCTTTGGTATTTTAGCTCTCTTTCAGTACATCATTCGTAAATTAGACATCTATTCTTAA
- the LOC120427695 gene encoding uncharacterized protein LOC120427695 isoform X1, with protein sequence MEKPSRPVRNRKRSRKAWPPGDTHRPIKRLFTPEIKRMLKDWLVRRRENPYPNREEKKQLACETGLTYTQICNWFANWRRKLKNSGHDPVKKTWGNLIKNYNDNAKGNVEQFSICSSDSIWGEYVEMGDDSQGSCSPPQKTVKQQHYAPYCSNNNNNNSGFVNYMKFVERRASDSSDDDRPDNMYIDHCYTPKNFNSVFGLPTQAQCFQITSTTGECTPVDFNANTSSIIEASFPNAYRAENGTYYLTPSTTVSPAVNYRSTNKYKSSIMEKYLRDLEVDPSEPEPTASLAVIHATPANPFQQATQGPSGLSCELRGPPSLSKWLESTAKFTPSKNNYIDWDQPGKPSPSSSCSKKRCDSNSSGHHQSVHFGGPATTTTTTMPPQSPQSNPEYGTIHQKDEIDAAEALTRLANNFRMKFYT encoded by the exons ATGGAGAAACCATCCCGACCAGTACGAAACCGTAAACGCAGTAG AAAAGCATGGCCTCCTGGCGACACGCATCGTCCGATCAAGCGACTGTTTACGCCGGAAATCAAACGAATGCTCAAGGACTGGCTGGTGAGACGACGTGAGAACCCGTACCCGAACCGGGAGGAGAAGAAACAGTTGGCGTGCGAGACAGGACTAACATACACGCAAATCTGCAACTGGTTCGCCAACTGGCGCCGGAAGCTGAAAAACTCCGGCCACGATCCGGTAAAGAAAACGTGGGGCAATCTGATCAAGAACTACAACGATAACGCTAAAGGCAACGTTGAACAGTTTAGCATTTGCTCTAGCGACAGCATCTGGGGCGAGTACGTTGAGATGGGAGACGATTCGCAGGGATCCTGCAGTCCGCCGCAGAAAACTGTCAAGCAGCAGCATTACGCTCCGTACTGCtccaacaataacaacaacaacagtggTTTCGTGAACTACATGAAGTTTGTAGAGAGAAGAGCGAGCGATTCGTCTGATGACGATCGACCCGACAACATGTACATTGATCACTGCTACACACCGAAGAACTTCAACTCGGTGTTTGGTTTGCCAACGCAAGCCCAGTGCTTTCAG ATAACCTCCACCACCGGTGAGTGTACTCCCGTCGACTTCAACGCCAACACCAGCTCCATCATCGAGGCCAGCTTCCCGAACGCGTACCGCGCGGAGAACGGAACCTACTACCTTACACCCAGCACCACGGTTTCCCCAGCGGTAAACTATCGGAGCACCAACAAGTACAAGAGCAGCATCATGGAAAAGTACCTGCGCGACCTGGAGGTTGACCCGTCGGAACCAGAGCCCACTGCCAGCTTGGCCGTAATCCACGCCACTCCGGCGAATCCCTTTCAGCAAGCGACGCAAGGCCCCTCGGGGCTGAGCTGTGAACTCCGTGGTCCACCGTCGCTGTCCAAATGGCTCGAAAGCACCGCCAAGTTTACGCCCTCCAAAAACAACTACATCGACTGGGATCAACCAGG CAAACCGTCCCCCTCCTCCTCCTGCTCCAAGAAACGCTGCGACTCCAACTCCTCCGGCCATCATCAGTCGGTGCACTTTGGCGGtcccgcgacgacgacgacaaccacAATGCCACCACAGTCACCCCAAAGCAACCCCGAGTACGGAACAATTCACCAGAAGGACGAGATCGATGCGGCGGAAGCGCTGACGCGGCTTGCCAACAACTTCAGGATGAAATTCTACACTTGA
- the LOC120427695 gene encoding uncharacterized protein LOC120427695 isoform X2: MLKDWLVRRRENPYPNREEKKQLACETGLTYTQICNWFANWRRKLKNSGHDPVKKTWGNLIKNYNDNAKGNVEQFSICSSDSIWGEYVEMGDDSQGSCSPPQKTVKQQHYAPYCSNNNNNNSGFVNYMKFVERRASDSSDDDRPDNMYIDHCYTPKNFNSVFGLPTQAQCFQITSTTGECTPVDFNANTSSIIEASFPNAYRAENGTYYLTPSTTVSPAVNYRSTNKYKSSIMEKYLRDLEVDPSEPEPTASLAVIHATPANPFQQATQGPSGLSCELRGPPSLSKWLESTAKFTPSKNNYIDWDQPGKPSPSSSCSKKRCDSNSSGHHQSVHFGGPATTTTTTMPPQSPQSNPEYGTIHQKDEIDAAEALTRLANNFRMKFYT, translated from the exons ATGCTCAAGGACTGGCTGGTGAGACGACGTGAGAACCCGTACCCGAACCGGGAGGAGAAGAAACAGTTGGCGTGCGAGACAGGACTAACATACACGCAAATCTGCAACTGGTTCGCCAACTGGCGCCGGAAGCTGAAAAACTCCGGCCACGATCCGGTAAAGAAAACGTGGGGCAATCTGATCAAGAACTACAACGATAACGCTAAAGGCAACGTTGAACAGTTTAGCATTTGCTCTAGCGACAGCATCTGGGGCGAGTACGTTGAGATGGGAGACGATTCGCAGGGATCCTGCAGTCCGCCGCAGAAAACTGTCAAGCAGCAGCATTACGCTCCGTACTGCtccaacaataacaacaacaacagtggTTTCGTGAACTACATGAAGTTTGTAGAGAGAAGAGCGAGCGATTCGTCTGATGACGATCGACCCGACAACATGTACATTGATCACTGCTACACACCGAAGAACTTCAACTCGGTGTTTGGTTTGCCAACGCAAGCCCAGTGCTTTCAG ATAACCTCCACCACCGGTGAGTGTACTCCCGTCGACTTCAACGCCAACACCAGCTCCATCATCGAGGCCAGCTTCCCGAACGCGTACCGCGCGGAGAACGGAACCTACTACCTTACACCCAGCACCACGGTTTCCCCAGCGGTAAACTATCGGAGCACCAACAAGTACAAGAGCAGCATCATGGAAAAGTACCTGCGCGACCTGGAGGTTGACCCGTCGGAACCAGAGCCCACTGCCAGCTTGGCCGTAATCCACGCCACTCCGGCGAATCCCTTTCAGCAAGCGACGCAAGGCCCCTCGGGGCTGAGCTGTGAACTCCGTGGTCCACCGTCGCTGTCCAAATGGCTCGAAAGCACCGCCAAGTTTACGCCCTCCAAAAACAACTACATCGACTGGGATCAACCAGG CAAACCGTCCCCCTCCTCCTCCTGCTCCAAGAAACGCTGCGACTCCAACTCCTCCGGCCATCATCAGTCGGTGCACTTTGGCGGtcccgcgacgacgacgacaaccacAATGCCACCACAGTCACCCCAAAGCAACCCCGAGTACGGAACAATTCACCAGAAGGACGAGATCGATGCGGCGGAAGCGCTGACGCGGCTTGCCAACAACTTCAGGATGAAATTCTACACTTGA